The following proteins are co-located in the Gossypium hirsutum isolate 1008001.06 chromosome A02, Gossypium_hirsutum_v2.1, whole genome shotgun sequence genome:
- the LOC121213900 gene encoding uncharacterized protein — protein ESKKVKLAAIEFSDYAIIWWDQLTLSRRRNGERPVSTWAEMKAIMRKRFIPAYYHRELYQKLQSLTQGQRSVEDYYKEMEVAMIRADVEEDREATMARFLAGLNRDIANIVELHHYVEVIDMVHMAIKVEKQLKRKGTSRTFSNTSSMPRWGQGTNKRDIPSRNKEVSGATKFNKPIAETSKGKMEAQPSRSRDIKCFKCLGRGHIASQCPNRNVMFVRDDGEIESESEQEKEAIEQTEDEEDVEQAENGEILVVKRSLTLQGAENDQQRENIFHTRCQVQGKICCVIIDGGSCTNVASSMMVEKLGLATIKHPHPYKLQWLNDGGELKVTKQVLISFTIGKYQDEVMCDVVPMHAGHLLLGRPWQFDKREFRDVFPEEIPSGLPPIRGIEHQIDLVPGAAIPNRPAYRSNPEETKELQKQVNELLEKGYVRESLSPCAVPVLLVPKKDGTWRMCVDCRFVVSSEGLEVDQEKIKAIQEWPRPTNVSQVRSFHGLASFYRRFVPNFSTLAAPLTGVIRKNSNFVWGEEQEKSFLKIKDCLTHAPLLALPNFDKTFELECDASGLGIGAVLMQDGRPIAYFSEKLNGAVLNYPTYDKELYSLIRALETWQHYLWPKEFVIHTDHESLKYLKGQHKLNKRHAKWVEFLESFPYVIKYKKGKENVVADALSRRYDGYLFREGKLCIPQGSVREVLIEESHSGGLMGHFGVAKTLAMLNEHFFWPKMRRDVERFCNRCIACKRAKSRIKPHGLYKPLPIPETPWSDISMDFVLGLPRSKNGRDSIFVVVDRFSKMAHFIACHKTDDAVNIANLFFKEVVRLHGMPRTIVSDRDAKFLSHFWRTLWGRLGTKLLFSTTCHPQTDGQTEVVNRILSTLLRAIIRKNLKAWEECLPHVEFAYNRAIHSATKFSPFEIVYGFNPLTPLDLMPLPSNQFPGDWVWLHMRKERFPMQRRSKLLPRGDGPFQVLERINDNSYKL, from the exons gaaagcaaaaaggtgaagttagctgctatagaattctccgactatgcaataatatggtgggatcaactcacgttgagccgaagacgcaatggagaacgtcccgtgtctacatgggcggaaatgaaagcaataatgagaaagcgttttattcctgcttactatcaccgggagttgtatcaaaagctccaaagcttaactcaaggccaacgaagcgtggaggattattacaaagaaatggaagtggccatgatccgcgccgatgtggaggaagatcgagaagccaccatggctcgatttctcgccggccttaaccgagatatcgcaaatatcgtcgaactacaccactatgttgaggttattgatatggtccatatggccataaaggtcgaaaaacaactaaaaagaaaaggtacgtcacgaactttctctaacacttcttctatgcctaggtgggggcaagggaccaacaaacgtgacataccaagccgaaacaaagaagtaagtggtgccaccaagtttaacaaaccgattgccgaaacgagtaaaggaaagatggaagcccaaccaagtcgatctcgagacataaaatgtttcaaatgccttggaaggggccacatcgcgagccaatgtccaaatcggaatgtaatgtttgttcgagacgatggcgagattgaatctgaaagtgaacaagagaaggaggccattgaacaaaccgaagatgaagaagatgttgaacaagccgaaaatggagaaatattggtggtaaagagaagccttactttgcaaggtgccgaaaacgatcaacaacgcgaaaacatttttcatacgcgatgtcaagtgcaaggtaagatttgttgcgttataattgatgggggaagttgtacaaatgtggcaagttcaatgatggtggagaaactcggattggccaccattaaacatccccatccgtataaactccaatggcttaacgatggtggagaattgaaggtaacgaagcaagtgttgatttcgtttacaattgggaagtatcaagatgaagttatgtgtgacgtcgtaccaatgcatgcggggcatcttcttttggggaggccttggcaattcgacaagcga gaatttcgagacgtattcccggaagaaatcccgagtgggttaccacctattcgtggaatcgaacaccaaatagatcttgtgccgggagctgcgattccaaaccgacctgcttaccggagcaatcctgaagagacgaaagaattacaaaagcaagtaaatgaactccttgaaaagggctatgtgcgcgaaagccttagtccatgcgccgtgcctgttttgcttgtcccgaaaaaggatggaacgtggaggatgtgcgtggactgcc gtttcgttgttagttcggagggccttgaagtcgatcaagagaagatcaaggcgatccaagaatggccccgtccgacgaatgtctcccaagtccgaagtttccatggattagcaagtttttaccgtcgattcgtgccaaacttcagcaccttagccgcacccttgactggagttattcgtaagaattccaacttcgtttggggagaggaacaagaaaaatcctttttgaaaattaaagattgtctaactcatgcaccgttattagctttgcctaattttgataaaaccttcgagttagaatgtgatgcctcaggtttaggcattggagctgtgttgatgcaagatggacggcctattgcctattttagcgagaaactcaatggtgccgtcttaaactatccgacttatgacaaggagctctattcgttgattcgagccttagagacgtggcaacactatctttggcccaaagaattcgtcatacataccgatcacgaatccttgaagtacttaaagggtcaacacaagttgaataagcggcatgctaagtgggtagaatttctcgaatcttttccatatgttattaaatataaaaaaggtaaggaaaacgtagtggctgatgcactatctcgaaggt atgatgggtacttgttccgagaaggaaagctttgtataccccaaggttccgtacgagaagtgttgatcgaagaatctcatagtggaggattaatggggcacttcggagttgcaaagacgttagccatgctcaacgaacatttcttttggcctaagatgcgacgagatgtcgaacggttttgtaatcgatgcattgcatgcaaacgggctaagtcacgaattaagccccatggtttgtataagccattgcctattcccgaaaccccttggtctgatatctcaatggatttcgtgctaggtttaccgaggagtaaaaatggccgagattcaatatttgtggttgtagataggttctcaaaaatggctcattttatagcctgtcataaaactgatgatgccgtgaatattgctaatttatttttcaaagaagtggtcaggttgcatggcatgcctaggacgattgtgtccgaccgagacgcgaagtttcttagccatttttggaggacactatgggggcgccttggaacgaagttgctgttttcaaccacttgccatccgcaaacggacggccaaaccgaagtggtcaatcggattttgtctacattgcttcgagctatcatccggaaaaatttgaaggcttgggaagaatgtttaccacatgtggagtttgcgtataatagagctattcactcagctaccaaattttctccttttgaaatcgtttatggtttcaatccgttaacaccattagatttaatgccattgccttctaaccaattt ccgggagattgggtgtggttgcatatgcgcaaggaaagatttcctatgcaacgacgatctaaactacttccgagaggggatggaccgtttcaagtccttgaacgaattaatgacaattcttataaattg